In Zingiber officinale cultivar Zhangliang chromosome 1A, Zo_v1.1, whole genome shotgun sequence, a genomic segment contains:
- the LOC122023644 gene encoding nucleolar complex protein 2 homolog — protein MSGIEDSDESTHKIKRLASSGSKAKEHVKQLQRLQEKDPEFYQYMKEHDKELLEFDAEEIDDEADTDVEVDADTHVAVQEDKQTEKAITAAMVDYWCKAIKDYKSLHALKSLLRV, from the exons ATGTCCGGCATTGAGGACTCAG ATGAAAGCACTCATAAGATCAAAAGGCTCGCGAGTTCAGGAAGTAAAGCTAAAGAACATGTGAAACAGTTGCAGAGACTCCAAGAGAAG GATCCTGAATTTTATCAGTATATGAAAGAGCATGACAAGGAGCTGTTAGAGTTCGATGCAGAAGAGATTGAT GATGAGGCAGACACTGATGTGGAAGTGGATGCTGACACTCATGTTGCTGTACAAGAAGATAAGCAAACAGAGAAAGCAATTACTGCTGCAATGGTTGATTACTGGTGCAAGGCAATCAAAGATTATAAGAGTCTTCATGCTCTTAAATCCTTGCTGagagtgtaa